A single genomic interval of Flavihumibacter rivuli harbors:
- a CDS encoding efflux RND transporter periplasmic adaptor subunit: MNKKLIYVLIGVAVLVGTLFLLKKKGIIGKEEGTKVTTEKVTRKTIIETVNASGKVYPEVEVKVSSDISGEIIELMVDEGDSVSKGQVLARIFADIYVTQRDQVAAQVKQQEATVQNSQAQLDALKSALNQTEAQYNRQKKLMEEKVISRAEFEQAENAYNTAKANYNAALQGIRGGQAAVESAMANLARANKDLGRTTIVAPMSGVVSLMAVKKGERVVGTAQMAGTEMMRIADMSKIEVRVDVGENDIPKVHLGDSALVEVDAYTNRKFKGIVTKIASSSNASGTATSVAASTDVTNYKVYIRLLPESYADLLDPAKPKDFPFRPGMTASADIQTKRHENVLATAINSVTTREKDSDVSVSKTKTSIKSNEEENNEEEERRSISDELDEVVFVVKRPEMTLERVKVRTDIQDINYIEILSGLKEGDEVVTGPYSLISKTLKKGDKVKVVKKEELFETKKK; the protein is encoded by the coding sequence ATGAATAAGAAGTTAATATATGTGCTGATCGGTGTTGCTGTATTGGTAGGTACACTTTTCCTGCTGAAGAAGAAAGGAATCATTGGCAAGGAAGAAGGCACCAAGGTGACCACTGAGAAAGTTACCCGCAAGACCATCATTGAAACAGTGAATGCCAGCGGTAAGGTTTACCCGGAGGTTGAAGTAAAAGTGAGTTCTGATATTTCCGGTGAGATCATTGAACTGATGGTGGATGAAGGGGATAGCGTTAGCAAAGGCCAGGTGCTGGCTCGCATATTTGCCGATATCTATGTTACCCAGCGCGACCAGGTTGCGGCACAAGTGAAGCAACAAGAGGCAACCGTTCAGAATAGCCAGGCTCAGCTGGATGCATTGAAGTCAGCATTGAACCAAACGGAGGCCCAATACAACCGTCAGAAAAAACTGATGGAGGAGAAAGTGATCTCCAGGGCCGAGTTTGAACAGGCGGAGAATGCCTACAATACTGCCAAGGCGAATTACAATGCTGCCCTGCAGGGTATTCGTGGTGGACAGGCTGCAGTGGAAAGCGCCATGGCCAACCTGGCCAGGGCCAATAAGGACCTTGGTCGTACGACCATAGTTGCTCCCATGAGTGGTGTGGTATCCCTTATGGCTGTGAAAAAAGGGGAGCGCGTGGTAGGAACGGCACAGATGGCCGGTACGGAAATGATGCGCATCGCTGATATGTCCAAGATCGAAGTGAGGGTTGATGTGGGTGAGAATGATATCCCCAAAGTACATCTTGGTGATTCTGCTCTGGTGGAAGTTGATGCCTATACCAACAGGAAATTCAAAGGTATTGTTACCAAGATTGCCAGCAGCAGCAATGCTTCCGGTACTGCTACCTCAGTTGCGGCCTCAACGGATGTTACGAACTATAAGGTGTATATCCGGCTCCTGCCCGAATCTTACGCAGACCTGCTGGATCCGGCCAAGCCAAAGGATTTTCCTTTCCGTCCCGGTATGACCGCCAGTGCGGATATCCAGACCAAGCGCCATGAGAATGTGTTGGCAACGGCCATCAATTCCGTGACCACAAGGGAGAAGGATTCAGATGTTTCTGTCAGCAAAACCAAGACCTCCATCAAGTCAAATGAAGAGGAAAATAACGAAGAGGAAGAGCGCCGTTCCATCAGCGATGAATTGGATGAAGTAGTGTTTGTGGTGAAGCGCCCTGAGATGACACTGGAAAGGGTGAAAGTGAGGACGGATATCCAGGATATCAATTACATCGAGATCCTGTCTGGTTTGAAGGAAGGCGATGAAGTGGTGACCGGGCCTTATTCACTGATCAGTAAGACCCTGAAGAAAGGTGATAAGGTTAAGGTGGTGAAGAAGGAAGAATTATTTGAAACAAAGAAAAAATAA